In a genomic window of Halalkalicoccus sp. CG83:
- a CDS encoding NAD-dependent epimerase/dehydratase family protein, with amino-acid sequence MSEASTDETTRPTVAVTGAAGYIGSRVVTRLREVHPDWEVRTFDNFYKDGLRTLDGQPVTYLDVRDRSQLEAALEGTDVVLHLAAVSGVDDCDENADLAYETNVVGTSNVAWFCRKSGAGLVFPYSMAVIGTPESFPITVDAKREPLNWYGRTKLASERDIETFADGAFPAHLYMKSNLYGEHVTEGRHVSKGTVINFFVERALAGEPLTVYEPGTQSRNYVHVKDIAEAYVHSVERLLEQREAGETGTWKYELASDQEMSVRRVAELVRDVATEELGDAPEVTLVENPRSDETLVEEFSVDTSKARSELGWEPTHSVESTVRDLLRGED; translated from the coding sequence ATGAGCGAGGCCTCGACCGACGAGACGACGCGACCGACCGTCGCCGTCACGGGTGCGGCGGGCTACATCGGAAGCCGCGTCGTCACCCGCCTCCGAGAGGTCCACCCGGACTGGGAGGTCCGCACGTTCGACAACTTCTACAAGGACGGACTCCGCACGCTCGACGGCCAACCCGTGACGTATCTCGACGTCCGGGACCGGTCGCAGTTGGAGGCCGCCCTCGAGGGGACCGACGTCGTCCTCCACCTGGCGGCGGTGAGCGGCGTGGACGACTGCGACGAGAACGCCGACCTGGCCTACGAGACGAACGTCGTCGGGACGAGCAACGTCGCGTGGTTCTGCCGCAAGAGCGGCGCGGGCCTCGTCTTCCCCTACAGCATGGCGGTCATCGGCACTCCCGAGTCGTTCCCGATCACGGTCGACGCCAAGCGCGAACCGCTCAACTGGTACGGACGGACGAAGCTCGCGAGCGAGCGCGACATCGAGACGTTCGCCGACGGCGCCTTCCCCGCCCACCTCTACATGAAGTCGAACCTCTACGGCGAACACGTCACCGAGGGTCGGCACGTCTCGAAGGGGACGGTGATCAACTTCTTCGTCGAGCGGGCGCTCGCTGGCGAGCCCCTCACGGTGTACGAGCCCGGAACCCAGTCGCGGAACTACGTCCACGTCAAGGACATCGCGGAGGCGTACGTCCATAGCGTCGAGCGGCTGCTCGAGCAGCGCGAGGCCGGCGAGACGGGGACCTGGAAGTACGAGCTCGCGAGCGATCAGGAGATGAGCGTCCGACGGGTGGCGGAGCTCGTCCGCGACGTCGCCACGGAGGAGCTGGGCGACGCGCCGGAGGTGACGCTGGTCGAGAACCCACGCAGCGACGAGACGCTCGTCGAGGAGTTCTCCGTCGACACCTCGAAGGCGCGCTCGGAGCTCGGATGGGAGCCGACCCACAGCGTCGAGTCGACCGTTCGGGACCTGCTCCGCGGCGAGGACTGA
- a CDS encoding glycosyltransferase — MYGFTKWRASDGDVGERGVCVVTHPLSSSGENATRTLLDVLSAVSPVSLVTADLPANSTIREEYELVEITSKGAGDSVPVAATRFLANQLRMCRVVVRRDEDVVLFFGATSYLLPVLAARLYGKTVLIEPRGDVPLTLRLNWEQRLPSPVARVLAGAVRALERAGFRSANAVVTYTPNMARQLGLDPDSPTVHPEGARYVDVDRFSPSVPYEERERVVGFLGRLDEEKGIRELAAVARSLPEGVTFRFIGDGDLRPWLESELADEIERGSVEVTGWIDHEDVPAELARLRLLVMPSQPTEGLPTTILEALACGTPAYATPVSGVPDVVRHGETGFLMRSRDPEAIRRDLESILARDDLSDVGANARALAEREYSHAAAVERYRSILRAVRGE, encoded by the coding sequence CTGTACGGGTTCACGAAGTGGCGAGCGTCGGACGGCGACGTCGGCGAACGGGGCGTCTGCGTCGTCACCCATCCGCTGAGCTCGTCGGGCGAGAACGCGACGAGGACGCTGCTCGACGTCCTCTCCGCCGTCTCGCCGGTCAGTCTGGTGACCGCCGACCTCCCGGCGAACTCGACCATCAGAGAGGAGTACGAACTCGTCGAGATCACGTCGAAGGGCGCCGGCGACAGCGTTCCGGTGGCGGCCACGCGGTTTCTGGCCAACCAGCTCCGGATGTGTCGCGTCGTCGTCCGTCGCGACGAGGACGTCGTGCTGTTCTTCGGCGCGACCTCCTATCTGCTCCCGGTGCTCGCGGCACGGCTCTACGGCAAGACGGTCCTGATCGAGCCACGGGGGGACGTCCCGCTCACCCTCCGGCTCAACTGGGAGCAGCGTCTCCCCTCGCCGGTGGCGAGAGTGCTCGCCGGGGCCGTGAGGGCGCTCGAGCGGGCCGGGTTCCGGAGCGCGAACGCCGTCGTCACCTACACGCCGAACATGGCCAGACAGCTCGGACTGGACCCCGACTCGCCGACCGTCCACCCCGAGGGCGCGCGATACGTCGACGTCGATCGGTTCTCGCCGTCGGTCCCGTACGAGGAACGCGAGCGTGTCGTCGGCTTCCTCGGCCGGCTCGACGAGGAGAAGGGGATCCGCGAGCTCGCCGCGGTCGCCCGGTCGCTTCCGGAGGGAGTCACGTTTCGGTTCATCGGCGACGGCGATCTACGGCCGTGGCTCGAATCGGAACTCGCCGACGAGATCGAACGGGGCTCGGTCGAGGTCACCGGCTGGATCGACCACGAGGACGTCCCCGCAGAGCTGGCCCGACTCCGCTTGCTGGTCATGCCCTCGCAGCCGACCGAGGGACTTCCGACGACGATTCTGGAGGCGCTCGCCTGCGGAACGCCGGCGTACGCGACGCCCGTCTCGGGCGTGCCGGACGTCGTTCGACACGGCGAGACCGGCTTTCTCATGCGGAGCAGGGATCCTGAGGCGATCCGCCGCGATCTGGAGTCGATCCTCGCCAGGGACGACCTGTCGGACGTCGGCGCGAACGCGCGAGCGCTGGCCGAGCGCGAGTACAGCCACGCCGCGGCGGTGGAGCGATACCGTTCCATCCTGCGTGCCGTCCGCGGGGAGTGA
- a CDS encoding oligosaccharyl transferase, archaeosortase A system-associated — protein MRDETARQPGSERPATVPTALERWYHVPVLAALLAFMLWTRTRAYDRFVRADGTIVLDGVDPWYHYRTTLYTVVNWPWSMPYEVWSGHPFGTHVDHFGTLFDLLIATAALVVGLGDPSLATVNVVFVLAPAVFGALVGVPTYLLGERLGGRLGGLSSVALLALFPGTFLRRSLVGFTDHHVAETLFMAIAVLAYVVALRAAEAHEPSYEQVVRRDLDGLRTPLTCSLLAGFAVALYVWTWPSAVLLVGVLGLFFAVALTASVLVGDDPEGVALVGVVSLGFAGLLVLPTTSVWGFAGSTTQSLLQPTLAFAVALGCAFMAWLGRQWERRGIAKAFYPVAIVAIGVVAFGVTASALPNLVDTLTTNLSRVVPIGATESTLTVSEAQPPDDAVDRMVDEYGLAFFTAVAALVLMIGEYVLDPRRRSEYLLVVIWAAFVTSMALTQIRFNYYLAVVVAVCNARLIGLVFRIDRSILPDPRALRGAHLTLLVALLFVFFAPLVPLIGPVPSTTVVEAGQATGPNDNAIRWEGSNAWLEMNSPAPGAWGGADNEDELAYYGTYDVPEDRDFAYPEGSYGVMSWWDYGHLITVQAERIPHSNPFQQNASSAAAFLTADSEQRAELVLEALPVARGGDPLYTRSDEELAALADERTAQQENEEVRYVMIDDEMAGFKFGAITTYAGGGNGPYASYREVETREGEIIRAPARNQAYADTTLSRLYYDDADGMERYRLVHESDGTTRFASVAVSRNDGESWQSRRINRELTPSVERSISRLREDPNVDVAVYDERETSSVKTYERVEGARLTGSVDAPEGSIVTAEVELTAEGTGRTFTYTQTARVDEDGEFAMRVPYATEEDRSVEEGYTDSDVAADGPYEIRVDATDTSEAGSEDESVGTAEVPESAIYDGETVGI, from the coding sequence ATGCGTGACGAGACCGCCCGGCAGCCCGGGTCGGAACGTCCCGCGACCGTCCCGACCGCGTTGGAGCGGTGGTACCACGTTCCGGTGCTCGCCGCGCTCCTGGCGTTCATGCTGTGGACGCGGACGCGAGCGTACGACCGGTTCGTCCGGGCGGACGGGACGATCGTTCTGGACGGCGTCGATCCCTGGTACCACTATCGGACGACCCTCTACACCGTCGTGAACTGGCCGTGGAGCATGCCCTACGAGGTCTGGTCGGGTCACCCGTTCGGGACCCACGTCGATCACTTCGGCACCCTCTTCGACCTGCTCATCGCCACCGCCGCCCTCGTCGTCGGCCTCGGCGATCCCTCCTTGGCGACGGTGAACGTCGTCTTCGTGCTCGCGCCCGCCGTCTTCGGGGCGCTCGTCGGCGTTCCGACCTACCTCCTCGGCGAGCGCCTCGGCGGGCGTCTCGGCGGCCTCTCGTCGGTCGCGCTCCTCGCGCTGTTTCCGGGGACGTTCCTCCGGCGGAGCCTCGTCGGGTTCACGGACCACCACGTCGCCGAGACGCTGTTCATGGCGATCGCCGTGCTCGCGTACGTGGTCGCGCTGCGCGCGGCCGAGGCCCACGAACCGAGCTACGAGCAGGTCGTGCGACGCGACCTCGACGGCCTTCGGACGCCGCTGACCTGCTCGCTGCTCGCCGGCTTCGCCGTGGCGCTCTACGTCTGGACGTGGCCCTCGGCCGTCCTGTTGGTGGGCGTCCTCGGCCTCTTCTTCGCGGTGGCGCTGACCGCGAGCGTCCTCGTCGGCGACGATCCCGAGGGCGTCGCGTTGGTCGGGGTCGTCAGCCTCGGGTTCGCGGGACTGCTCGTCCTCCCGACGACGAGCGTCTGGGGCTTCGCCGGATCGACGACCCAGAGCCTCCTCCAGCCGACGCTCGCGTTCGCCGTCGCGCTCGGCTGTGCGTTCATGGCGTGGCTCGGGCGCCAGTGGGAGCGCCGCGGGATCGCGAAGGCGTTCTATCCGGTCGCGATCGTCGCCATCGGAGTCGTGGCGTTCGGCGTAACCGCGTCCGCGCTCCCGAACCTCGTCGATACGCTCACGACCAACCTCTCGCGCGTCGTCCCGATCGGCGCGACCGAGTCGACGCTCACCGTCAGCGAGGCACAGCCCCCGGACGACGCCGTCGACCGAATGGTCGACGAGTACGGTCTTGCGTTCTTCACCGCGGTGGCGGCGCTCGTCCTCATGATCGGGGAGTACGTCCTCGATCCACGGCGCCGGTCCGAGTACCTCCTCGTCGTGATCTGGGCGGCGTTCGTCACGAGCATGGCGCTCACGCAGATCCGGTTCAACTACTACCTCGCCGTCGTCGTGGCCGTCTGCAACGCGCGGCTGATCGGTCTCGTCTTCCGGATCGACCGCTCGATTCTGCCGGACCCTCGGGCCCTCCGGGGGGCTCACCTGACGCTGCTCGTTGCACTCCTGTTCGTGTTCTTCGCCCCGCTGGTCCCGCTGATCGGCCCCGTACCGAGTACGACCGTCGTCGAGGCCGGCCAGGCGACGGGTCCGAACGACAATGCGATACGCTGGGAGGGGTCGAACGCGTGGCTCGAGATGAACAGCCCCGCGCCCGGCGCGTGGGGCGGCGCGGACAACGAGGACGAACTGGCGTACTACGGCACCTACGACGTCCCCGAGGACCGCGACTTCGCGTATCCGGAGGGGAGCTACGGCGTGATGTCGTGGTGGGACTACGGCCACCTGATCACCGTCCAGGCCGAACGCATCCCCCACTCCAATCCGTTCCAGCAGAACGCCAGCTCCGCCGCCGCCTTTCTCACTGCCGACTCCGAGCAGCGGGCCGAACTCGTTCTCGAAGCGCTGCCCGTTGCCCGGGGTGGGGACCCCCTCTACACCCGCAGCGACGAGGAACTCGCGGCGCTCGCCGACGAGCGGACCGCCCAACAGGAGAACGAGGAGGTTCGCTACGTCATGATCGACGACGAGATGGCCGGCTTCAAGTTCGGCGCCATCACGACCTACGCCGGCGGCGGGAACGGCCCGTACGCCAGCTACCGGGAGGTCGAGACGCGCGAGGGCGAGATCATCAGGGCTCCGGCACGCAACCAGGCCTACGCCGACACCACCCTCTCGCGGCTCTACTACGACGACGCGGACGGAATGGAACGCTACCGTCTCGTCCACGAGAGCGACGGGACGACCCGGTTCGCCAGCGTCGCCGTCTCGCGTAACGACGGCGAGAGCTGGCAGTCCAGACGGATCAATCGGGAACTGACGCCGAGCGTCGAACGCTCGATCTCCCGGCTCCGGGAGGATCCGAACGTCGACGTCGCCGTCTACGACGAGCGCGAGACCTCGAGCGTGAAGACCTACGAGCGCGTCGAGGGCGCCCGGCTGACCGGCAGCGTCGACGCCCCCGAGGGGTCGATCGTCACCGCCGAGGTCGAGCTTACCGCCGAGGGGACGGGCCGGACGTTCACGTACACGCAGACGGCGCGCGTGGACGAGGACGGGGAGTTCGCGATGCGGGTGCCGTACGCAACCGAGGAGGACCGCAGCGTCGAGGAGGGCTACACCGACAGCGACGTTGCCGCAGACGGCCCCTACGAGATCCGGGTCGACGCCACGGACACGTCGGAGGCCGGGAGCGAGGACGAGTCCGTCGGGACGGCCGAGGTGCCCGAGAGCGCGATCTACGACGGCGAGACCGTCGGGATCTAG
- a CDS encoding ribbon-helix-helix domain-containing protein gives MTEYTTVSIPKDLAERVEETIEGTSFQSTSDLVRFLLRSIVIQHQKRGELTEAEFEEIADQLRDLGYLR, from the coding sequence GTGACCGAGTACACCACCGTTTCGATCCCGAAGGACCTCGCCGAGCGCGTCGAGGAGACCATCGAGGGGACGAGCTTCCAGAGCACGAGCGACCTCGTGCGGTTCCTGCTCCGCAGCATCGTGATCCAGCACCAGAAACGGGGCGAACTCACCGAGGCGGAGTTCGAGGAGATCGCAGACCAGCTCAGGGACCTGGGTTATCTCCGCTGA
- a CDS encoding DUF368 domain-containing protein, with protein MREWVVIYLKGVCMGAADIVPGVSGGTIALITGIYDRLIAAIAAIDPRVLAGLPEVGSVDGRARLREDLLAMDVPFLLALGAGIGTAFVLMSRVIHAAFEAYPAVLNGFFFGLIAASAVVIYRAIRVDTPGRIAALLGGGVLAFLVSGAAESGGSASLALVFLAGAIAISAMVLPGISGAAFLYILGQYQYMLGALTEFTDALVAIPSGGSVDAAVTPGIPVVVFLAGASVGLLTMARVVKRALERNRMATLGFLVGLMVGALRLPVEEAAAATGTLTTGLLVAIVLAAVVGVGVILAFDRFGGSLDYTEDTAV; from the coding sequence ATGAGAGAGTGGGTCGTGATCTATCTGAAGGGAGTCTGTATGGGCGCCGCCGACATCGTCCCCGGCGTCTCGGGAGGGACGATCGCGCTGATCACCGGCATCTACGACCGGCTGATCGCCGCCATCGCCGCGATCGACCCGCGCGTGCTCGCCGGGCTGCCGGAGGTGGGAAGCGTGGACGGACGGGCCCGACTCCGCGAGGACCTGCTGGCGATGGACGTGCCCTTTCTCCTCGCGCTGGGTGCCGGTATCGGTACCGCCTTCGTGCTGATGTCGCGAGTCATCCACGCCGCGTTCGAGGCCTATCCCGCCGTGCTGAACGGCTTCTTCTTCGGCCTGATCGCCGCGAGCGCCGTGGTGATCTACCGGGCGATCAGGGTCGACACGCCCGGGCGGATCGCCGCCCTGCTCGGCGGTGGCGTCCTCGCGTTTCTCGTCAGCGGCGCGGCCGAGTCCGGCGGAAGTGCGAGCCTCGCGCTCGTCTTCCTCGCGGGTGCGATCGCCATCTCCGCCATGGTACTGCCGGGGATCTCCGGCGCCGCCTTCCTCTACATCCTCGGGCAGTACCAGTACATGCTCGGGGCGCTCACCGAGTTCACCGACGCGCTCGTCGCGATCCCGAGCGGCGGAAGCGTCGACGCCGCCGTCACCCCGGGAATCCCCGTCGTCGTCTTCCTCGCGGGCGCGTCCGTCGGCCTGCTGACGATGGCTCGGGTGGTGAAGCGCGCGCTCGAGCGAAACCGGATGGCGACGCTCGGCTTCCTCGTCGGGCTGATGGTCGGAGCGCTTCGCCTCCCCGTCGAGGAGGCCGCCGCCGCCACCGGGACGCTGACGACGGGCCTGCTCGTCGCGATCGTCCTCGCCGCGGTCGTCGGGGTCGGCGTCATCCTCGCCTTCGACCGGTTCGGCGGGTCGCTCGACTACACCGAGGACACCGCCGTCTGA
- a CDS encoding anaerobic glycerol-3-phosphate dehydrogenase subunit C, protein MSDAETSDEFEPVEVFPEAESGGMDLRSGADDCYKCSTCDSECPVAAVDDDFPGPKFQGPEQWRLKRKGDQDIDDSVMNCSNCMRCDSACPSDVPLSQMHNTARGTFVENRMEKFSREYVRNRILSNYGTLAWFGSKAPRLANAVMSSSVVQTINEKVMGITAEREFPEFAEQTFRAWWEERGGARVQSDEKRVAYFHGCYSNYNTPEVGKAMVRVFEEFGYEVMVPPQKCSGTPMFANGMLPDARRAAETNVAELSTAIEDGADVIASCTSCSLSLRQEYPELFDLEGIEDVSAHTYEALEYLRIHEDLSGALAESEVDSRKFAYHAPCHARNQGLAGQALELLEGVEGAEAEDVGDSCSGISGTYGWKTEKYDTSMKIGAEMFHHMEDAEPDAGMTECPTCAMQMEHGTGYEIRHPLQVVEDALLG, encoded by the coding sequence ATGAGTGACGCAGAGACATCCGACGAGTTCGAACCGGTAGAAGTGTTCCCCGAGGCCGAGTCCGGGGGGATGGACCTCCGGAGCGGGGCCGACGACTGTTACAAGTGCTCGACCTGCGACAGCGAGTGTCCGGTCGCGGCCGTCGACGACGACTTTCCCGGCCCGAAGTTCCAGGGACCCGAACAGTGGCGCCTCAAGCGCAAGGGTGACCAGGACATCGACGACTCGGTGATGAACTGCTCGAACTGCATGCGCTGTGACTCGGCGTGTCCCTCGGACGTGCCGCTCAGCCAGATGCACAACACCGCGCGGGGCACGTTCGTCGAGAATCGGATGGAGAAGTTCTCGCGCGAGTACGTCCGGAACCGGATCCTCTCGAACTACGGGACGCTCGCGTGGTTCGGCTCGAAGGCTCCTCGATTGGCGAACGCCGTGATGAGTAGTTCGGTAGTCCAGACGATAAACGAGAAGGTCATGGGAATCACCGCCGAGCGGGAGTTCCCCGAGTTCGCCGAGCAGACCTTTCGAGCGTGGTGGGAAGAGCGGGGCGGCGCACGGGTCCAGAGCGACGAGAAGCGCGTCGCGTACTTCCACGGCTGCTACTCGAACTACAACACGCCCGAGGTCGGCAAGGCGATGGTCCGCGTCTTCGAGGAGTTCGGCTACGAGGTGATGGTCCCGCCCCAGAAGTGTTCGGGGACGCCGATGTTCGCGAACGGGATGCTACCCGACGCGCGGCGCGCCGCCGAGACCAACGTCGCGGAGCTTTCCACAGCGATCGAGGACGGCGCCGACGTCATCGCCTCCTGCACGTCGTGTTCGCTCTCCCTGCGCCAGGAGTATCCCGAACTGTTCGACTTGGAGGGCATCGAGGACGTCTCGGCACACACCTACGAGGCGCTCGAGTACCTGCGGATCCACGAGGACCTCTCGGGTGCGCTCGCCGAGAGCGAGGTCGATTCTCGAAAATTCGCCTACCACGCGCCGTGTCACGCGCGCAACCAGGGGCTCGCGGGCCAGGCGCTCGAACTGCTCGAGGGCGTCGAGGGCGCGGAGGCGGAGGACGTCGGCGACTCCTGCTCGGGGATCTCCGGCACCTACGGCTGGAAGACCGAGAAGTACGACACCTCGATGAAGATCGGCGCGGAGATGTTCCACCACATGGAGGACGCCGAACCCGACGCGGGCATGACCGAGTGTCCGACGTGTGCGATGCAGATGGAACACGGCACCGGCTACGAGATCCGCCATCCCCTCCAGGTCGTCGAGGACGCGCTACTCGGGTAG
- the glpB gene encoding glycerol-3-phosphate dehydrogenase subunit GlpB — protein MAIEDDVLVIGGGLAGATAAIAAARGGAAVRLVTYKENTLRNASGLIDVLGYHGSDEPIAEPFEAIPDLPDEHPYRKVGVDAVRESLALFDEITEDFYEGSHTETNALSPTYGGRVKPTSRYPASAAAGLASRLEETLLVGFETVTTFDAPLAAERLDSSVPFDVRGVTIPFPGDYRADARITRLAGALDADDVLDRQRRIGTREVLAARVAEHLGNAERVGFPAILGDHEPREVRESLESELGVPVFEVPMGPPSLPGMRLEDRLERALDEEGVRVEAGNPVVGYDEDDGRITAAYVDRGRRRVPYHAEQVVLATGGLVGKGIDSDREGVTEPVFDCHVPQSEDRYEWFHDEVFDDQPYARFGVRVDEDLRPLSSNGKPEFANLRATGAVLGDYDLAREKSGSGVSLSTGLVAGRRASEDLQHNE, from the coding sequence ATGGCGATTGAGGACGACGTGCTCGTGATCGGCGGCGGGCTCGCGGGCGCGACCGCCGCGATCGCCGCCGCCCGCGGCGGGGCGGCGGTTCGGCTGGTGACCTACAAGGAGAACACCCTGCGCAACGCCAGCGGGCTGATCGACGTGCTGGGTTACCACGGGAGCGACGAGCCCATCGCGGAGCCGTTCGAGGCGATCCCCGACCTCCCCGACGAACACCCCTACCGAAAGGTCGGCGTCGACGCGGTCCGCGAGTCCCTTGCCCTGTTCGACGAGATCACCGAGGACTTCTACGAGGGGAGCCACACCGAGACGAACGCGCTCTCGCCGACCTACGGCGGGCGGGTCAAGCCGACGAGCAGGTATCCCGCGAGTGCGGCGGCGGGACTCGCGAGCAGGCTCGAGGAGACGCTGCTCGTCGGATTCGAGACGGTCACGACCTTCGACGCGCCGCTCGCGGCCGAACGGCTCGACTCGTCGGTGCCCTTCGACGTACGCGGCGTCACGATCCCGTTTCCGGGAGACTACCGGGCCGACGCCCGGATCACCCGGCTAGCGGGGGCACTCGACGCCGACGACGTCCTCGATCGCCAACGTCGAATCGGAACCCGCGAGGTCCTCGCGGCGCGGGTCGCCGAACACCTCGGGAACGCCGAGCGCGTGGGATTTCCCGCGATCCTCGGCGATCACGAGCCCCGCGAAGTGCGGGAGAGCCTCGAATCGGAACTCGGCGTTCCGGTCTTCGAGGTGCCGATGGGGCCGCCGAGCCTGCCGGGGATGCGCCTCGAGGACCGACTCGAACGGGCACTCGACGAGGAGGGCGTGCGCGTCGAGGCGGGCAACCCGGTCGTCGGCTACGACGAGGACGACGGCCGGATCACCGCGGCGTACGTGGACCGTGGACGCAGACGGGTCCCCTATCACGCCGAGCAGGTCGTGTTGGCGACCGGCGGCCTCGTCGGCAAGGGGATCGACTCCGATCGCGAGGGCGTTACCGAACCCGTCTTCGACTGTCACGTTCCCCAGTCCGAGGACCGCTACGAGTGGTTTCACGACGAGGTCTTCGACGACCAGCCCTACGCCCGGTTCGGCGTACGGGTCGACGAGGACCTCCGGCCGCTCAGTTCGAATGGAAAGCCGGAGTTCGCGAACCTCCGGGCGACGGGCGCGGTGCTGGGCGATTACGACTTGGCGCGCGAGAAATCGGGAAGCGGCGTCTCGCTTTCGACCGGACTGGTCGCCGGCCGAAGAGCGAGCGAGGATCTACAACACAATGAGTGA
- the glpA gene encoding anaerobic glycerol-3-phosphate dehydrogenase subunit GlpA encodes MTHTPTALVIGGGSTGCGIARDLAMRGVEVTLVEQGNLTHGTTGRMHGLLHSGGRYAVSDQASARECIEENRVLREIAGHCVEMTGGLFVQLEDDPDEYFQRKLEGCRECDIPAEVLSAEEAREREPYLTREVKRAIAVPDGAVDPFRLCVANAADAEEHGARIETHAPVTDVLVEDGEVVGCEVEHESGPGKRVHRESGTTEEIRADHVINATGAWAGRVGEMAGVDVEVRPSKGVMVIMNVRQVDTVVNRCRKKGDADIIVPHETTAILGTTDVEVDDPEDYPEERWEVDMMIEELSGLVPILADARTIRSFWGVRPLYEPPGTGTTDPTDITRDFFLLDHDERDSLPGMTSIVGGKFTTYRLMAEKISNHVCEKLDVTADCRTAEEPLPGSEDFSVLRDYMDEFGLRSPIGRRSVQRLGSRADEVLKTTDPNPVICDCEAVTRAEIQDAIKGAGSDLNAVRIRTRASMGNCQGGFCCHRMASELHPEYDEPTVSAAWDELVQERWKGERHALWGEGLSQAALNYQLHGTTMSLDREPDVSEFEAFDSGAETATDGGERTHGERERDERDPHRTVSRSEDGSRSSSDPRSDGGRTRRGRNGD; translated from the coding sequence ATGACACACACACCGACCGCCCTCGTGATCGGGGGCGGGTCGACGGGCTGTGGTATCGCCCGGGACCTCGCCATGCGGGGAGTAGAGGTGACCCTCGTCGAACAGGGTAACCTGACGCACGGGACGACGGGACGGATGCACGGACTGTTGCACAGCGGCGGCCGGTACGCCGTCTCCGACCAGGCGAGCGCGCGCGAGTGCATCGAGGAGAACCGCGTACTACGGGAGATCGCCGGCCACTGCGTCGAGATGACCGGCGGGCTGTTCGTCCAACTCGAGGACGACCCCGACGAGTACTTCCAACGGAAACTCGAGGGCTGTCGCGAGTGCGACATCCCCGCGGAGGTCCTCTCCGCCGAGGAGGCTCGTGAGCGCGAGCCCTACCTCACCCGCGAGGTCAAGCGCGCCATCGCGGTTCCCGACGGTGCGGTCGATCCGTTCCGACTCTGTGTCGCGAACGCCGCCGACGCCGAGGAACACGGCGCGCGAATCGAGACCCACGCGCCGGTCACCGACGTCCTCGTCGAGGACGGCGAGGTCGTCGGATGCGAGGTCGAACACGAGTCAGGGCCGGGAAAGCGCGTCCACCGGGAATCGGGGACGACCGAGGAGATCCGCGCCGACCACGTGATCAACGCGACCGGCGCGTGGGCCGGGCGAGTGGGCGAGATGGCCGGCGTCGACGTCGAGGTCCGTCCCTCGAAGGGCGTGATGGTGATCATGAACGTCCGGCAGGTCGACACGGTGGTGAACCGCTGTCGGAAGAAGGGCGACGCCGACATCATCGTCCCCCACGAGACGACCGCCATCCTCGGCACCACCGACGTCGAGGTCGACGACCCCGAGGACTACCCCGAGGAGCGCTGGGAGGTCGACATGATGATCGAGGAGCTCTCGGGGCTGGTGCCGATCCTCGCCGACGCGCGGACGATTCGCTCCTTCTGGGGCGTCCGGCCGCTGTACGAGCCGCCGGGGACCGGCACGACGGACCCGACCGACATCACGCGCGACTTCTTCCTGCTGGACCACGACGAGCGCGATTCGTTGCCCGGCATGACCAGCATCGTCGGCGGGAAGTTCACCACCTACCGGCTGATGGCCGAGAAGATCTCGAACCACGTCTGTGAGAAGCTCGACGTCACCGCCGACTGTCGAACCGCGGAGGAGCCGCTGCCCGGCAGCGAGGACTTCTCGGTGCTCCGGGACTACATGGACGAGTTCGGGCTCCGATCCCCGATCGGCCGACGGAGCGTCCAGCGGCTCGGATCGCGGGCCGACGAGGTGCTTAAAACTACGGATCCGAACCCGGTGATCTGTGACTGCGAGGCGGTCACGCGCGCGGAGATCCAGGACGCGATCAAGGGTGCCGGCTCGGACCTCAACGCCGTGCGGATCAGGACGCGCGCATCGATGGGCAACTGCCAGGGCGGCTTCTGCTGTCACCGGATGGCGAGCGAGCTCCACCCGGAGTACGACGAGCCGACCGTCAGCGCCGCGTGGGACGAACTCGTCCAGGAGCGCTGGAAGGGCGAGCGCCACGCGCTGTGGGGCGAGGGGCTCTCGCAGGCCGCGCTGAACTACCAGCTCCACGGAACGACGATGAGCCTCGACCGCGAACCCGATGTGTCGGAGTTCGAGGCGTTCGATTCGGGGGCGGAGACGGCGACGGACGGCGGTGAGCGAACCCACGGTGAGCGCGAGCGAGACGAGCGCGATCCACATCGGACCGTCTCGCGGTCCGAGGATGGTTCGCGATCCTCGTCGGATCCTCGATCCGACGGTGGACGGACGAGGAGAGGTCGGAATGGCGATTGA